The following are encoded in a window of Persicobacter psychrovividus genomic DNA:
- a CDS encoding thiamine-binding protein — MENIVNVAVQVLPSAKDIHPYTLVDAGIEAIQNSGLTYEVCPFETVIEGPYDEVMALVKQVQQACYAAGAEQIITNIKIQTRRSADVSIEDKIGKYRK, encoded by the coding sequence ATGGAAAATATCGTAAACGTTGCTGTTCAGGTACTGCCTTCAGCAAAAGACATCCACCCTTATACCTTGGTAGATGCCGGCATTGAAGCCATTCAAAATTCAGGCTTGACCTATGAGGTTTGTCCTTTTGAGACCGTTATCGAAGGGCCTTATGATGAAGTAATGGCATTGGTAAAGCAAGTGCAACAAGCTTGTTATGCGGCAGGAGCCGAGCAAATCATCACTAACATCAAAATTCAGACCCGCAGATCGGCTGATGTATCGATTGAGGATAAAATTGGCAAATACCGTAAATAG